The DNA window AACCTTGTCATGAGACCGGAATAAGTCTATAAATGTCTTTGTAACTTgttagagtggtgtgtgtgtgtatatgtgtgtgtgtgtgtgtgtgtgtgtgtgttagtgtagtgTTCGAGCGACCGTGAGCCTTAAGGGTCTCCAGACAGATTTCTTTTAAATGGTCTATGACAAAGAGAACAGCACACACCTCAGCTTGGATACTCTATTTCAAagacaaaatatatataatatatacatatataataatATCATTCATACCTGGTCTAGGACTAATGGACATCTtctgggttaaaatgttgaatttcacgtgcacgtttttgcataattcgacagtatacagtctacagtttcatattgtgaactcatttcactgaaaaacgtacgttttgactgttaaacccggcaaagattcaacacatttgcagtcattccagTTGTtcacgccgcttaaaaaggtgatttctcctcttctggcatatcgtgacaggagaaccatgtcaactttggatgcggttatcttagcgatagtttgtgtaataccctcgatatacatatcgttggaaagcttagtttatggccgttcatgtgggCACAATAACCTAATTTTGTAAAAACCGAAATTTTACCGAAGTGACCtctttcgctttgcagggtcacatataataggcctaatattcATAGCTGGTCTAGGACTGTTGTTTAGGGCATGTAGTAACATTCATAGCTGGTCTAGGACTGATGGACATACAACAACATtcatatttatgtatgtgtatatttatttaaGAGGGACAGCGCACAGTGTATAACTGAGGCAGATTGTAGCACAGAGGCTAATGTGCATCTGCAGTCCCTGGGTCAGCCACAGGGGGTGGTAGTGAGCCTGGGGGAGAGCCGTTGGCAGGTGCGTCTAATTGACACCACAGAGGCTGGCCACTTTCTTCTGACACCAATGGTGGACATTCAACGCACAGCCTGAAAGAGACACAAGACTAGAGTTCAAAACAGCCAACGAGACGTCAACAGTACTTAGTTTCATAAATAACGAGACATCAACAGTACTAAGCCTTTATAAACGACATGAGACAACAGTAAATAAACGACATGAACAGTACTAAGCCTTCATTAACAAcacaagacataaacagtacTAAGCCTTCATAAGTAACATGAGACATCAACAGTACTAAGCCTTTATAAACGACATGAGACATCAACAGTACTAAGCCTTCATAAATAACAAGAGACATCAACAGTATAATAGGGCCTTATAAACCTGATCATGTAATTGTACTTAGCCTTCATTATATAAAtggttatatacagtatttataatAAAGACTACATATAAACAGTTCAAGGCAAGAGAGACTGAGTGCTTTACTGAAATGACTTGCAGTAGACATTTTAGGtcatttcactcacacacacacacacacacacttaccctgaCACTTGCATCCCTGTTTAAAGAAACCCCACAAAAGGGTTCCGCAGTGGGCACAGAAGGTGGGAATCTTGTAGCTGTAAACCTTGAAATGATGCGGCCtgtcaatctacacacacacacacacacacacacacacacacacacacacacacacacacacacacaatagtaataataatcatcatcatcatcatcatcatcatcattgtcagcatcagcaccatcatcatcatcgtcgtcattaTCATCCTCAAGTATCAAGTATTGGTTCATATTCACCACTGTGTCTCCTAAAGTATTGGTTCATATTCACCACTGTGTCTCCTAAAGTATTGGTTCATATTCACCACTGAGTCTCCTAAAGTATTGGTTCATATTCACCACTGTGTCTCCTAAAGTATTGGTTCATATTCACCACTGAGTCTCCTCTAAAGTATTGGTTCATATTCACCACTGTGTCTCCTAAAGTATTGGTTCATATTTACCACTGAGTCTCCTAAAGTACTGGTTCATATTTACCACTGAGCCTCCTCTGAAGTACTGGTTCATATTTACCACTGAGTCTCCTCTAAAGTACTGGTTCATATTTACCACTGAGTCTCCTCTAAAGTACTGGATCATATTCACCACTGAGTCTCCTCTAAAGTACTGGTTCATATTCACCACTGTGTCTCCTAAAGTATTAGTTCATATTTACCACTGTGTCTCCTCTAAAGTACTGGTTCATATTCACCACTGAGTCTCCTAAAGTACTGGTTCATATTCACCACTGAGTCTCCTCTAAAGTACTGGTTCATATTTACCACTGTGTCTCCTAAAGTACCGGTTCATATTCACCACTGTGTCTCCTCTAAAGTACTGGTTCATATTCACCACTGAGCCTCCTCTAAAGTACTGGTTCATATTCACCACTGTGTCTCCTCTAAAGTACTGGTTCATATTCACCACTGTGTCTCCTCTAAAGTACTGGTTCATATTTACCACTGAGTCTCCTCTAAAGTACTGGTTCATATTCACCACTGTGTCTCCTCTAAAGTACTGGTTCATATTCACCACTGTGTCTCCTCTAAAGTACTGGTTCATATTTACCACTGAGCCTCCTCTAAAGTTCTGGTTCATATTCACCACTGTGTCTCCTCTAAAGTACTGGTTCATATTCACCACTGTGTCTCCTCTAAAGTACTGGTTCATATTCACCACTGTGTCTCCGCTGTTGTCCTCAGCTTCAGTGCATCTGCCGATGACTTTATCGGTGCATTTCGTATGGATAGCCGCACTGCACTCTGGGAAGTAAACATCGTGACAAAATTGGATGACAACTTGAAGAGACAACTTGAGCGGAGAGTTAGCAGCAGAGACTCACTGTGTCCCAAATCGTATACTTCTGCACTTACGACACctaatttgagtgtgtgagggcgttcacactgaaaaTGGCAACGACATGAAGGTcactgcaagtccccggatggtgcactcataacgGACAAAAAGCTGAGTGTGCAACGACGGACACTTTTCGCCCTCAACGGAAGCCATCTTGGCTACATAGCGGAGGGGGAGGGAGCGTGTTCAAACTCGAGGTAATGGCGGTAGAGAAatcagaagcagcagcagtggaaaaCACACTTCACAGAGGCACAAGCAAGTTATAACATAATCTGTTTGTGTATTGACACAGTGTGACCATGTCACTATCGAATAGAGGacaccaataaagttatgtatGCACCGGGTTAGTGTTTGATATGAGACGACGCTATATTctgttcacacgcacacactcaaccGTGTGTACCCAATGCCACAGGCTGCTGCACTTAAGTGTACTCATAGAAGTACTGAGACACAGTGAGTGTGATTCTGTCTTGCAAGAAGATGATGTCttttttgcaagtgtgtgtcggtgcatgtgtgtgtgtgtgtgtgtgtgtgtgtgtgtgtgtgtgtgtgtgtgtgtgtgtgtgtgtgtgtgtgtgtgtgtgtgtgtgtgtgtgtgtgtgtgtgactgtgtgtgtgtgtgactgtgtgtgtgtgtgtgtgtgtgtgtgtgcatgcacgtttGACAAAGCAAACTCACGTCTGCATCTGTATCCTTGCTTGGTGAGTCCcctgagaatgaaaaaaaaaacacagagggaTCAttcactcttcacacacacacacacacacacacacacacacacacacacagtgagtcctGGTCGTTGGACATTATCCATTCTTcagacacatacccacacacacacacacaaagtgtgtcCTGATCATCATTCactcttcagacacacacacacacacacacacacaccaggtgaaCTGACCAGACGAAGTTCCTGCAGACAGAGCAGAAGGTGGGTGTGCGGAAGGAGGTGCGGAGGAACTCGTGGCTCTTGATGAAGTTGATCTCAGGCTGTCTGGCGGCACTGCTACTGCCGTTAGGTGTGGGAGTCTCTTCCTCCATCGTCTCAGACTGGCAGCTACACTATGGGGTAGAGGAGGGGTACATCAAAACAGAGATtaaggccccagccgtggcgtgactggctggggcacctgcaccgcacgccggcgacccgggttcgattcccgccccgtggtcctttccggattccACCCCTACTctcacccctactctctctcgtttcctgtcatctctactgtcctgtcacattaaaggcataaaaagcccaaaaaataatcttaaaaaaaaaaaaaaacagagattaAAAAAAGTTGTTTCATTGTTATCATGCAGTATACCCAAAGAGTTGTTGTAGATATACATTGGCATAGAAACATAAAACCGTACAAAACAAGTGTAATTTGGAACAGTAGATTTTTTAGCTTCTTTGATACTGAATGGCAAGACTTCAAAACAGAACGAGAAGACGTCATAGCagctcatgaagtatcttgctccgccccttaatgatctttggtgaTAGCAGAGACTTTGTTTGTCTGACCGACTACTGAGAAACGTCATGACGCGGGGCTGGTGTCTACTTGTGCATGCAAAAGTATGTTGATAGTGGCCTATCCTTGCGTATTTCAATATTATACGAAAATCTAAACTAACTATTGACAGATCAAACCTTCACTAGGCTACACTATTGTAAGAGTATTTGCACAACACTGTACCAAGAATAACCTCAGGGTGTTGAAGATCCTTACACCGAATTACCCACTCAGAGTAAAAACAAATGTTAATGTTAGACTTTGGACCGTAACAAGAATAAGCACGCCAAAAACACATCCCCCAGAGACATTTGAACCCAAAGCCTATAGTGACAAACAAAATActgatatatttattttatttattgatttatccTTTACGAGGTGAGACCCATTTAGATCTTAAATGTATTTGTTCAAGGGAGCCCTGCCTGCAGCTGCGAAAGTACCAAAGCGCAAATGGCATCGCAGGCGAATCGAGACAGTGCGAAAGCAGAAAAAGTGATGGAAGTCGGATTCGCTCATGTTATAGAGACTTGCCAAATCAATAGCAAAGACATGTCTTCAGTATGAATCTGTATTCTATCGGTGCTTATGAAAAAAATACCTGTTTTTAATGCGAAGCGACTTACCTCTCTGCTGCGTAAAGGTTCCCTGCGTTCTTTCTGCCCTTTACCCCGCCAAGACGTGACGACAAACAAGCGCACAATAAACTGATAAACTGATAGAtcggtagacagacagacagacagacagacagatatatagatagacagacagacagacagacagacagatatatagatagacagacagacagacagacagacagacagacagacagacagacagacagacagacagatagacagacagatagacagacagacagacagatagatagatagatatttagATAGCCTAGATAGAGAATCCGAAGGGAAGTTCAAGAATACGTTTGAATGTGTCTGTTGGTCACTATCTAAGGAGAGTGAGTCTCGGTGATGTTTGGCAAGGTATGGGCAGCCTATTAGGAAATACGTGCATTGTATTACGTTTTATCACCCGTATGTCAATTATATTCTTAGAATCATACAGGTGAATAAAGGCTAAAATCGTCCATACAACTTCCACAGCAGATTAGGCCATacgttttcatatttttttgtaCAATGGAAGTTTTATGTTGTTTATTTAACAAACTATGTAGATGAACCGTCACTGTAATTTTATGCATTTTCAAACATTTTAAGTATAATTTGACAAGGTTGGCTTGCGAGGCTGGCCTATTTCCTTTTGAGAAGGCAATCATTTTGACATAAAGgcactaggctaggcctattttGATTCACTCTATAGGCTATAGGCAGCAGCGCAAACGGCACTCGCTCTGTATTTCCAGAGACTGCATAAACTGGTCTGCCACTGCACCGAAAGTAGGCTAATTTGCTGAACTCTGTTGAACAAAGTAAAATCAAAGTCCCTGGTAAAACGCTGTAAATCATCATAGTAATTTTGCGCTCAGCCCGGTGGCAAGCACAATAAAACTATTTGACTCATTATCTCAACCTAGCGGCGAGCAAGCAGAGCACATATCGTTTATGTGTGTAATAAGACACTTGTTAGACAACTTAATTCCGCCTTGGGGTTTTAGCTCAAACGCTAACACGCTCGACTGCCAATGCGAGATTGGCCACAAAAGTTGCGAGTTCGAGCCTGGGTAGAGCCGAGCCGCGTTGTAAGCTCAATGCAGGAGACATTAGAGCTGTTGCCCGGTTGGCGTCGAGAGGAAGGTTTACACAACGTACATACTGCATGGTTACGTGCCAGCTGACCGTGTGCTAGTGAGAGCTAGCACCCTGGGGTTTTGCGTTTCAGTTTAGTTCAGAGTGACAATAGCCTAACAGAAACTCTCCGCCTGTGATAGTAAAATTAGCAAACATAATATGCGACATGatagactttaaaaaaaaaaaaaaaaggtagcctgtaggcctaccttggcAGAACCCATCCTATGCCGATGACTGTTGTTGGcgtataataaaaaatatatatataattaccCTTAACCACACAATCACTGAGGTTAATTGTAAGCTAGtatttgaattttttgaaaaaacaaaaaagatcaCTGCAAAACAGTATTCTATCTACAACCTAAAATACGTTGGCCGAGGTCTGTATTTTAATGCCGGTGGTAATGCTGTAACTTGGGGAACCATGTTGAGGATGTAGGTCTATTCGGTATCAGGTCGCTTTTTCACGGGTGTtaatcaccatgcagtctgcactcTTAACAGGTGCTtaattttatacacctgtgaaaAAGGTTGGTGCAGGGTTGTAGTGGAAACGAATGCGGTTTATCCACCTccagagtttattcaccaattgcaacttttaacatgaAATTCACGCTGTTGTTCCAGTGTTATtcaatgtataggcctacactcaCCAAGACACCAACGCACTAGGAACCATTGGTAAGTTATAGTGGACAATAACCTCTAAACAAGTTCTGACTGCCTTTAAATCAGCCACCTTCCTCTGATAACAGAATCCATAGGTTACCAGCCTCTTGTTTTAATATTTACATTTCTATCCATCAGTGTACTGATCACAGTTCATAACCCCATTCATTTGACCCTTTACAAATGATCACCTGACGGAGGCCGAGAGACCTGTAACTAGTCACCAAGTAACGTTAAATGTCCTTGAGGAAGGGCCGACTGCATTAGGTTTAATTACAGTACCTTGTACAATTACTGTTAATATACACAAGAGTCACATAGAATACTTCTACCCCTGATTCCATGAGACATCTACTCATGGGTTGCATCAGGTCtccttccacaggtgtataaaatcaagcaccttaatCACCAATGCAGAccgcatggtgcttgattaacaccacacctgtggaaagtgaccgaatgaaacccatgaattagtTTGCAACCACTATTTTACGCAGTAACAGCACAACGTCGGGTTTAAATCACAGAGAAGCATGGAGGCAGTGTGGTTATAAGCAACTGTAGGTTTATTCCAATGATCTACAAGGGGGTGGGAGGAACCAACACAGCGAGGAGAGCCCCCATTAAAATCCTACAGTCAAGACCACtatctttttttgaaaaatgaaaaccgaaaaacaaaaaccaaaaataaaaacaataggtAAAAAACATTCTGGAGCATTTTAAAAGGAGAAAGAACGATACACAAGTTTAAATCACATCTGAAACACATCAGGTGTAAAACTTTCTGAAACTGTCCACTGCTGTCTCCACGGCGACCAGGACCCTCACGTGATTGGACAGTCAGCGTTGAGGGGAGGGGGCACTTTGGGCATTTAGGTGGTATCCATCTGCACAGGGGAGGGCAACAGAAC is part of the Sardina pilchardus chromosome 22, fSarPil1.1, whole genome shotgun sequence genome and encodes:
- the LOC134069773 gene encoding protein kinase C delta type-like — translated: MEEETPTPNGSSSAARQPEINFIKSHEFLRTSFRTPTFCSVCRNFVWGLTKQGYRCRQCSAAIHTKCTDKVIGRCTEAEDNSGDTVIDRPHHFKVYSYKIPTFCAHCGTLLWGFFKQGCKCQGCALNVHHWCQKKVASLCGVN